Sequence from the bacterium genome:
GTTTTTGATATAATTGTCTATTGGATAATAAAATATTAATTTTTTCAGCAAATTGTTTTGGAGTGTCTGCTATTAAAACATTTTCAGTATCTACAAGTTCAGGTATTCCTTCTGCTGCAATTGAAGTTATAACCGATGGTTTACCCATAGATAACGCTTCAAGAATTTTATTTTTTATACCTGAAC
This genomic interval carries:
- a CDS encoding glycosyltransferase, producing the protein MKNKILEALSMGKPSVITSIAAEGIPELVDTENVLIADTPKQFAEKINILLSNRQLYQKLAYNGRELIEEKYTWQKV